The Syngnathus typhle isolate RoL2023-S1 ecotype Sweden linkage group LG3, RoL_Styp_1.0, whole genome shotgun sequence genome window below encodes:
- the evpla gene encoding envoplakin a has protein sequence MSKKKDASVKVITRTQPTNLATLVTQMQKNADIVEKDILRSEGLLAEDAENERKELPLKHQNQLCDTLGEAESLLKDLFLDVDKAKKLKHPQAKEIESDVLHLHERWLKDCTFYRDIYEQIDDVSRMPRIDWAPIFNTKQAQVSSNQYGPTIAELEKQIASHKLLHQEIEAYNPQLGVSSAGTKENYVVLKKQYGNLLETSKWRGHYLGSLYEYMQGCNKELTFLGEEQDKIKKQDWSDRMVDPPDVRRQYENFKNNSLLLHESEVNKLQDEGDRLIESKHPASATVQTQRDAVRNEWQKFLHLCICQETHLDNLEQYKKYQLDTEQLSENLGKLNSSLDPKLMNRMSNSEMLLQLEAEEKAVQDSEQLLADLRRRSTTIAPLKQRRTIPNRSVTLESLCDWESSKGPLSRGEKCTLKSNPENENWDVITNKGVNNTFPGVCFVIPPPDPEAINKVDILGGELGDIKKRRASLAESLKNHKSEMARSLQSAPVSTPTLDPSLSALGLRLDKLNADLDDSDKDVLNRIRSPLSRSNPSGDLLNRLKEQEHAARTLKGLEQEKLAARDDLQPLLSKDPNAAFGLPIKLNNAENKYDGLSGLADLYNKKANASLNLENQIKKVDGLISGFENRLSEDGPILDVTNSIQTASDSLHQQRKAVASAQPEMRKLSQDLETTEQLCSSLQQGYQEFCPDILRQRTEVKHLHNRYANLDNQLKERENILQEAAAKNQEFQSSAKSLNFFLNNLPKNNISYKDDVSSVSALYNSQERVMDDLKRKGNDVDRLSDLSQDLQLLLGEYDANIGKFNGTLEDAGATIVKRPYTLTLAESVQKEERDLVNRYAEASAENGQRQIQMGLAQNLMMKNDEKVQLLAQHQVQLESQQRNTMDLNNLSRELEEERERSLHVEANLKSFRDRLMSLRNRRGVERVEEKEVLQYYRDPKLETDLLELQKVLNEEYRRRTMIQSEIDIYNKKFVLFEDNLKNSAPKLLTREVTEFEKDPQLDIDAAMLRDEISRLREDIRLRSSEYMQIKSEFEFLQQKKPLIKERVVKKEVLKVEKDPEMMRSVRKFETEISEETSRVKMINDEVFQMRSQINALERMIPNIQPKIITKEVKKVEQDPELIAESKRTRVSVENEIMENNSLSKELFSLHSRYREVQALKPKVEMKEIVNEIFRIDPNTEVEILRLRKDIQDANAQRSVIDRDIAKIGSEVNFLRSQKPRVETKEVLQEVVKEERSPENVREIQRLNEQINIIHNNYNFFQDQLRKLRRERDEWKVEKSKIETKILTRDVIKYEPDPLLEKEADRLRRELRDEAQRRRSTEELVFDLKNKYILLERQKPEEKVVVQEVVRLQKDPRQVHEHERLRRTLDEEVMTRRQIDLEFQQLRTKVEEYERLLRASDEHQKRIIAESELKELRMRIHQLEHAPPAVSENIVVEEVLKVERDPKLERLTSGLRSDMDKETSDILRLQRDIRNITLRLEVLQKEKSVEKKVYKEVVRVEKDQAVEAERDRLREQVSKMKFGRQDIESQIKRLSTRTSHMMSTRSSSSREETTLTMNRDNLLREKDNLTRELRTLETKKNDINLSFEQQSRLMSERSQMSRNRSMKMGSDVQQMEREIMSEKDKIHMRDSTIRELMLSLQKEEHAETRTKETNVSTKITILDPDTGKDMSPYDAYQRRLIDRQQYIHLQELECDWEEITSVGPDGETSVLLDRKSGNQYPIKDALRDGRLTQMDLERYKQGQLHISELALLVASEGKSKAQFNSFVPNANTPLNSASIDYAATQTYPIAGIMDTHTNTCFTVRSAAMRKLIDATTAQKLLEAQAATGGIIDITARDRHSVQKAASRGLIDESQLQRLLNAQKAYTGVEDPVTKQRLSVGEAIQKGWMPKESATWYMEAQHLTGGLVDPNSNRRISILDAIGSKMINSNMMRDIQSEINYKKDITDPLTKQKINYKQALDRCKRDPNSGLLMLPASSKESGYTPTYNRYARF, from the exons ATGTCGAAGAAAAAAGACGCTTCGGTCAAGGTCATCACCAG GACCCAGCCCACTAATCTGGCCACGTTGGTCACCCAGATGCAAAAGAATGCAGACATAGTGGAGAAAGACATCCTCCGGTCTGAGGGACTCTTGGCTGAG GATGCAGAAAATGAACGGAAAGAGCTCCCTTTGAAGCATCAGAATCAGCTCTGTGACACGCTGGGCGAAGCTGAGAGCCTTCTGAAAGACCTCTTTTTGGACGTGGACAAGGCCAAGAAGCTCAAACATCCGCAGGCCAAAGAGATCGAGAGCGA TGTCCTCCACCTTCACGAACGCTGGCTGAAGGACTGCACTTTCTATCGAGACATCTATGAGCAGATTGATGACGTGTCACGCATGCCCAGGATTGACTGGGCGCCTATTTTTAATACAAAGCAG GCACAAGTGAGCAGTAACCAGTATGGGCCTACCATCGCAGAATTGGAGAAACAAATTGCTTCTCACAAACTCCTGCACCAGGAGATCGAGGCCTACAATCCGCAACTGGGCGTCAGCTCTGCCGGTACCAAG GAGAACTACGTGGTCCTCAAGAAACAGTACGGCAACCTTCTT GAAACCTCTAAGTGGCGCGGCCACTACTTGGGCAGCCTTTATGAGTACATGCAGGGCTGCAACAAGGAGCTGACTTTCCTGGGAGAGGAGCAGGATAAGATCAAGAAGCAGGACTGGAGTGACAGGATGGTGGATCCGCCAGATGTCCGCAGGCAGTATGAG AACTTCAAGAACAACAGTCTGTTGTTACACGAGAGCGAGGTGAACAAACTCCAGGATGAAGGAGACAGACTTATCGAGAGCAAGCACCCTGCCAGCGCTACCGTACAG ACTCAAAGAGACGCCGTACGCAACGAGTGGCAGAAGTTCCTTCACTTGTGCATTTGTCAGGAGACACACCTGGACAATTTGGAGCAGTATAAAAAG TACCAACTGGACACAGAGCAACTGTCAGAGAATCTGGGCAAACTCAACAGTAGCTTGGACCCAAAACTTATGAACAGAATGAGCAACTCAGAGATGCTGCTGCAGCTTGAG GCGGAAGAGAAAGCTGTGCAGGACAGTGAGCAGCTGCTGGCGGACCTGAGAAGGCGCAGCACCACCATTGCTCCGCTGAAGCAACGTCGTACCATCCCAAACAGATCAGTCACATTGGAGTCCCTCTGCGACTGGGAGTCTAGCAAG GGACCTCTTTCAAGAGGCGAGAAGTGCACCTTAAAGTCGAACCCCGAGAATGAGAACTGGGACGTTATAACCAACAAAGGGGTCAATAACACCTTCCCAGGGGTTTGCTTTGTGATCCCACCGCCTGATCCAGAGGCCATCAACAAAGTGGACAT TTTGGGTGGTGAACTGGGAGACATTAAGAAGAGGAGAGCCTCGCTGGCAGAAAGCCTCAAGAACCACAAGTCAGAGATGGCCAGGTCCTTGCAATCAG CCCCAGTGTCGACGCCCACATTGGACCCCAGCCTGTCAGCGCTGGGTCTCCGGTTGGACAAACTGAACGCCGACCTGGACGATTCTGATAAAGACGTGCTGAACCGCATACGATCCCCACTGAGCCGCTCCAACCCCAGTGGAGATCTGCTCAACAGGCTGAAAGAACAGGAA CATGCTGCCAGGACACTGAAAGGTCTGGAGCAGGAGAAGCTTGCAGCTCGGGATGATTTGCAGCCTCTTCTGTCCAAAGATCCTAATGCCGCCTTCGGGCTGCCAATCAAACTCAACAATGCCGAAAACAAGTATGATGGCCTCTCTGGACTTGCTGACCTCTATAACAAGAA AGCAAATGCTTCCCTCAACCTCGAGAATCAGATAAAGAAGGTGGATGGCCTCATCTCAGGGTTTGAGAATAGGCTCAGTGAAGATGGACCAATACTTGATGTGACAAACTCCATTCAAACTGCCAGTGACAGCCTTCAT CAACAACGGAAAGCTGTGGCATCGGCTCAGCCCGAGATGAGGAAGCTAAGTCAGGACCTAGAGACCACTGAGCAGCTATGCAGTTCACTACAGCAGGGCTACCAGGAGTTCTGTCCCGACATCCTACGTCAGAGAACAGAGGTCAAACACCTGCACAACCGCTATGCAAACCTGGACAACCAGCTAAAGGAGAG AGAGAACATCTTACAAGAAGCTGCCGCCAAAAACCAGGAGTTCCAAAGTTCAGCCAAATCCCTCAATTTCTTCCTGAACAACCTGCCAAAAAACAATATCAGCTACAAGGATGATGTGTCTTCAGTGTCTGCTCTTTACAACTCGCAGGAG AGGGTGATGGACGACCTGAAACGGAAAGGCAATGACGTAGACAGACTGTCCGACCTGTCTCAAGACCTTCAGCTTCTGCTTGGT GAGTATGATGCCAACATTGGCAAATTCAACGGTACGCTAGAAGATGCCGGCGCCACGATTGTAAAGAGACCGTATACGCTCACACTTGCTGAATCTGTCCAGAAAGAG GAAAGGGATCTGGTCAATCGCTATGCTGAGGCGTCAGCTGAAAATGGTCAACGGCAAATACAGATGGGCTTGGCCCAGAATCTCATGATGAAA AATGATGAGAAAGTTCAATTGTTGGCACAACATCAGGTGCAACTGGAAAGCCAGCAAAGGAATACTATGGATCTAAACAATCTTTCCAGAGAGCTGGAGGAAGAAAGGGAGAGGAGCCTTCACGTTGAGGCTAATCTAAAATCCTTCAGAGATAGGCTGATGTCACTGAGGAATCGCAGAGGAGTCGAGCGTGTTGAGGAAAAAGAAGTGCTTCAATACTACCGTGACCCCAAACTGGAGACAGACTTACTAGAACTTCAGAAGGTACTTAACGAAGAGTATCGGAGACGGACCATGATCCAGAGTGAGATTGACATCTATAACAAGAAATTTGTCCTCTTTGAGGACAACCTGAAAAATTCTGCACCAAAACTCTTGACGAGAGAAGTGACAGAGTTTGAGAAAGACCCTCAGCTGGATATCGATGCTGCCATGCTGAGAGATGAAATATCAAGATTGAGAGAAGACATCCGACTGAGAAGCTCGGAGTACATGCAGATAAAGTCCGAGTTTGAGTTCCTCCAACAGAAGAAACCACTTATTAAAGAGAGGGTGGTTAAGAAGGAGGTACTGAAAGTCGAAAAAGACCCAGAGATGATGAGATCCGTGCGGAAATTTGAGACCGAAATTTCGGAAGAGACGAGCAGGGTTAAAATGATTAATGATGAGGTATTCCAAATGAGAAGCCAGATTAATGCCCTTGAAAGAATGATTCCAAACATTCAGCCTAAGATCATTACAAAGGAAGTTAAAAAGGTCGAGCAAGACCCCGAACTCATCGCAGAATCAAAGAGGACTCGGGTATCGGTGGAGAATGAGATCATGGAAAACAACTCCTTGTCCAAAGAGCTGTTTAGCCTCCACAGTCGCTACAGGGAAGTTCAAGCTCTGAAACCAAAAGTTGAGATGAAGGAAATCGTTAATGAGATATTCCGCATTGATCCAAACACAGAGGTCGAAATTTTACGTCTGAGGAAAGACATACAAGATGCCAATGCGCAGCGCTCTGTCATCGATAGGGATATCGCAAAGATCGGATCAGAGGTGAATTTCCTTCGATCGCAGAAGCCCAGGGTAGAAACGAAAGAAGTTCTTCAAGAGGTGGTGAAGGAAGAAAGAAGCCCTGAGAACGTGAGAGAGATTCAAAGGTTAAATGAGCAGATTAACATCATCCACAACAATTACAACTTCTTCCAAGACCAGCTGAGGAAActcaggagagagagagatgaatggAAGGTTGAAAAGTCCAAGATCGAGACCAAAATCCTCACCAGAGATGTCATTAAGTATGAACCGGATCCTCTGTTAGAGAAAGAAGCTGACCGTCTGAGAAGAGAATTGAGGGATGAAGCGCAAAGGCGACGTTCAACTGAGGAGTTGGTGTTTGACCTGAAGAACAAATACATCTTGTTGGAAAGACAAAAACCGGAGGAGAAAGTGGTTGTGCAGGAGGTTGTACGTTTACAGAAGGACCCGCGCCAAGTGCATGAGCACGAGAGGCTGAGAAGGACCCTGGATGAAGAAGTGATGACTCGACGTCAGATCGATTTAGAGTTTCAGCAACTAAGAACAAAGGTGGAAGAGTACGAGAGGCTCCTCAGAGCAAGTGATGAGCATCAAAAGAGGATCATAGCAGAGTCCGAACTCAAGGAACTCAGAATGCGGATCCACCAGCTGGAACACGCGCCGCCTGCGGTTTCAGAAAATATTGTTGTTGAGGAGGTACTGAAAGTGGAGAGGGACCCAAAACTTGAGAGGTTGACAAGTGGCCTGCGCTCAGATATGGATAAGGAAACCAGTGATATCCTGCGTCTCCAGAGGGACATCCGTAACATCACTCTTAGGCTTGAGGTCCTCCAGAAAGAAAAGTCGGTTGAAAAGAAAGTGTACAAAGAAGTTGTCCGTGTTGAAAAAGACCAAGCTGTGGAAGCGGAGAGGGATCGCCTGAGGGAACAGGTCTCGAAGATGAAATTTGGAAGGCAGGACATTGAGAGTCAAATCAAACGCCTCAGTACTAGAACAAGCCATATGATGTCTACCAGGTCTAGCAGCTCAAGAGAAGAAACGACCCTAACAATGAACAGAGACAACTTACTGAGGGAGAAGGACAACCTGACTCGTGAACTCAGGACACTGGAGACAAAGAAAAACGACATCAACTTGTCTTTCGAGCAGCAGAGCAGACTCATGAGTGAGAGATCACAGATGAGCAGGAACAGAAGCATGAAGATGGGTTCTGACGTACAGCAAATGGAGAGGGAAATCATGAGCGAGAAAGATAAGATCCATATGCGTGACAGCACCATTCGCGAGCTCATGCTGAGCCTGCAGAAAGAGGAACATGCTGAAACCAGGACCAAGGAGACCAACGTGTCCACCAAAATCACCATTCTGGATCCAGACACCGGCAAAGATATGTCTCCTTACGATGCTTACCAGCGGCGACTAATCGATCGCCAACAGTACATTCATTTGCAGGAGCTTGAGTGCGACTGGGAGGAGATTACTTCCGTGGGACCTGATGGCGAGACATCCGTACTGCTGGATCGAAAGAGTGGCAATCAGTACCCAATTAAAGATGCCCTGAGGGATGGCCGACTAACACAGATGGATTTGGAGAGGTACAAACAAGGCCAACTCCACATCTCAGAACTTGCCTTGCTGGTTGCCAGCGAAGGCAAGTCCAAGGCCCAGTTCAACTCATTTGTCCCAAATGCCAACACACCATTGAATTCGGCCTCAATTGACTATGCGGCTACACAAACGTATCCAATTGCTGGAATCATGGATACACACACTAACACCTGCTTCACAGTACGCAGCGCCGCCATGCGTAAACTTATCGACGCCACCACTGCCCAAAAGCTGCTTGAGGCTCAGGCGGCAACCGGCGGCATCATTGATATCACCGCCAGAGACAGACACTCGGTTCAGAAGGCAGCTTCCAGAGGCCTCATTGATGAGAGTCAGCTCCAGAGGCTCCTCAACGCTCAAAAGGCCTACACCGGGGTGGAAGACCCAGTGACCAAACAGCGTTTGTCTGTGGGAGAAGCCATCCAGAAAGGTTGGATGCCAAAGGAAAGTGCAACATGGTACATGGAAGCGCAGCACCTGACCGGAGGTCTGGTGGATCCCAATAGCAACAGAAGAATAAGCATCTTGGATGCCATTGGATCCAAAATGATCAACAGCAACATGATGAGAGATATTCAGTCTGAAATCAATTACAAGAAGGATATCACAGATCCCCTCACCAAGCAGAAGATCAACTACAAACAAGCCCTGGATCGCTGTAAAAGAGACCCCAACTCTGGCCTTCTAATGTTGCCGGCCTCCTCCAAAGAGTCGGGCTACACTCCAACGTACAACAGATATGCAAGATTCTAA
- the polg2 gene encoding DNA polymerase subunit gamma-2, mitochondrial, translating into MFIHLVKKGLPKCAFRCTPRVWQHVRRLCCPPTNLDHTRTLLQLFVDRHFISPGDTNMELFKRGRGCNYGPLGTELKENVLHQWWRSMTGSRDQVFGINTPSCSTGSHDAARGQWGYLAVPDPNNVVNILEETEVSREQLAQNVHMFLQTSPMLRTSLIPGSLEQFVPIFEMVNRKLPFGIAETGRCFQSSKDGDGCPAEVTQASLVWFCSSRTSSQWLDHWARQRLKWWRKFALAPSDFSSSDVALDELEGPTSRGLKIFYKFPWGQEPVEVLWSRGDGELLQMHKEARSKLQSRDGRKSIPHVVSITGNVNRGLLAFLSNSLQLHKREDTKQKLQQRKVLKLHPLLAPVKVALGISRGATMELRKVCEGLLQELKESKISAWPGYLETSPSPMDQLNSKYDEMGVLFTAVISENTLESGLLQIRSRDTTIKETMHISELKNFLCRYISAADNM; encoded by the exons ATGTTCATTCATTTAGTAAAAAAAGGCCTGCCAAAATGTGCGTTCCGATGTACGCCGCGTGTTTGGCAACATGTAAGAAGACTCTGCTGTCCACCAACCAATTTGGATCATACCAGGACTTTGTTGCAGCTCTTTGTGGACAGACACTTCATCTCTCCTGGAGACACCAATATGGAGCTGTTTAAACGTGGGAGAGGTTGCAACTACGGCCCACTGGGCACTGAGCTCAAGGAGAACGTGCTGCACCAGTGGTGGCGTTCGATGACTGGATCCAGAGATCAGGTGTTCGGGATCAACACGCCGAGTTGCAGCACAGGAAGCCACGATGCAGCTAGGGGACAATGGGGATACCTGGCGGTCCCAGATCCTAATAACGTCGTAAATATACTAGAGGAGACCGAGGTGAGCAGGGAGCAGCTCGCCCAGAACGTCCACATGTTTCTGCAGACATCACCCATGTTGAGAACCAGCCTCATTCCAG GGTCTTTGGAGCAGTTTGTCCCCATATTTGAGATGGTGAACAGGAAGCTCCCATTTGGCATCGCTGAAACTGGTAGATGTTTTCAGTCCTCGAAAGACGGTGATGGCTG CccagcagaagtcacacaggCATCTCTTGTCTGGTTCTGCTCCTCTCGAACCTCCTCGCAATGGTTGGACCACTGGGCTCGACAGAGGCTCAAGTGGTGGAGAAAG TTTGCCCTCGCTCCATCGGACTTCAGCAGCAGTGACGTCGCTCTAGATGAACTAGAGGGGCCAACGTCACGCGGTTTGAAGATTTTCTACAAATTCCCGTGGGGACAGGAGCCCGTGGAGGTTCTATGGAGCCGAGGAGACGGCGAACTGCTCCAGATGCACAAAGAAGCCCGCTCTAAACTCCAG AGTCGAGATGGGCGCAAGTCTATTCCTCACGTCGTTTCAATTACCGGGAACGTCAATCGCGGTTTATTGGCTTTTCTGTCCAACTCGCTGCAGCTACACAAGAGAGAAGACACCAAACAGAAGCTACAGCAGAGAAAA GTTCTGAAATTACATCCATTGTTGGCTCCAGTCAAAGTGGCTTTAGGTATTAGCAGGGGAGCCACCATGGAGCTGAGGAAG GTTTGTGAAGGGCTGCTGCAGGAGTTAAAAGAGTCTAAAATCTCTGCTTGGCCCGGATATCTTGAAACATCACCCTCACCAATGGATCAGCTCAACTCCAA ATATGATGAGATGGGCGTGCTTTTTACTGCGGTGATCAGTGAGAACACTCTGGAGAGCGGCCTCCTACAGATACGCAGCAGAGACACCACCATCAAGGAGACCATGCATATTTCGGAACTGAAAAACTTCCTCTGCAGATATATCTCTGCTGCAGACAACATGTAA
- the srp68 gene encoding signal recognition particle subunit SRP68: protein MTTVKQNEAKASALEENKENSPGGGVGLEILQIIKESQQLHGLRHGDYQRYRGYCSRRLRRLRKTLGFKMGNRHKFVGKKITVEMLLDSRYLLLVLMEAERAWSYAMQLKQEANTEPRKRFHLLSRLRKAAKHSQKLEKLCESPSVDAKTKLEAQAYTSYLTGMVEFELQKWKSAMEAFNKCKTIYEKLASAFTEELEALYRQRVDEISPNIRYCAYNIGDQNAINDLMQMRLTGGGGGMMAEKLETLITQARTKQAATMSEVEWRGRSVPVKIDKVRIFLLGLADNEAAIAQAANEETKEHLYETLLAECRDTIQAVREELKTEAKQRERSSDAENGKVSNMQFLHSYLSYIKLCTLVKRNESMAHTLEAKLKEPEGDENKRGPRPQDLIRLYDIILQSLAELSSLQGLEDDHGFQKEVSLKTLAYKAYRCFYIAQSYVLVKKWSEALVLYERVLKYAKEVQSKTKGMNNNSLKDLPDVQELIAKVNAEKYSLQAAAILDTGETVDVPTPQPIKDNTPLCDRLETFRLDSSLVGKHPNLVHFPPDFQPIPCKPLFFDLALNHVAFPALDDKVEQKVKGGLTGYIKGIFGFGS from the exons ATGACCACAGTCAAGCAAAACGAAGCGAAAGCTTCTGCCTTGgaggaaaataaagaaaattcaccGGGTGGAGGAGTTGGACTTGAAA TCTTGCAAATTATTAAGGAGTCCCAGCAGTTGCACGGTCTCAGACATGGAGACTACCAAAGATACAG GGGCTACTGCTCTCGTAGACTACGTCGTCTACGCAAGACTCTTGGATTCAAGATGGGAAACCGGCACAAGtttgttgggaaaaaaataacagttGAAATGCTTTTGGACAGCAG GTACTTGCTGCTGGTTTTGATGGAAGCGGAGCGTGCATGGAGCTACGCCATGCAGTTGAAGCAGGAGGCCAACACGGAGCCGCGTAAGCGTTTTCACTTGCTGTCACGCCTCCGCAAAGCTGCCAAGCACAGTCAGAAGCTGGAGAAGCTGTGCGAGAGTCCCTCTGTTGATGCCAAGACTAAACTGGAAGCGCAG gcCTACACATCCTACCTGACtggcatggtggagtttgaattgcAGAAGTGGAAGAGTGCCATGGAGGCCTTCAACAAGTGCAA GACCATCTATGAGAAGCTTGCAAGTGCATTCACTGAGGAGCTGGAAGCTCTTTATCGTCAGCGTGTAGACGAAATATCACCAAACATCCGATACTGTGCTTACAATATAG gtgaccagaatgctatcaatgaCTTGATGCAAATGAGACtgactggaggaggaggaggcatgaTGGCTGAGAAACTAGAG ACCCTGATCACTCAGGCGAGAACCAAGCAGGCGGCCACCATGAGCGAGGTGGAGTGGCGCGGGAGGAGCGTGCCCGTCAAGATCGACAAGGTCCGCATCTTCCTGTTGGGTTTGGCAGACAACGAGGCTGCCATTGCTCAG GCAGCCAACGAGGAGACCAAAGAGCATCTGTATGAGACCCTGCTGGCCGAGTGCCGCGACACCATCCAAGCGGTGCGAGAGGAACTCAAGACTGAGGCG AAGCAACGCGAGAGAAGCTCGGATGCTGAGAACGGAAAAGTGTCCAACATGCAGTTCCTGCACAG CTATTTGAGCTACATCAAGCTGTGCACGCTGGTGAAGAGGAACGAGAGCATGGCACACACGCTGGAGGCGAAGCTGAAGGAGCCCGAGGGGGACGAGAATAAGAGGGGGCCCCGTCCACAGGACCTCATCCGCCTCTATGACATCATCCTACAG AGTCTGGCTGAGCTCTCCTCCCTGCAGGGCCTGGAGGACGACCATGGGTTCCAGAAAGAGGTGTCCCTCAAGACACTGGCCTACAAAGCCTACAG GTGTTTCTACATCGCCCAGTCTTACGTTCTGGTAAAGAAGTGGAGCGAGGCTCTGGTGCTCTATGAGAGGGTGCTCAAGTATGCCAAGGAGGTGCAGTCAAAGACCAAGGGCATGAACAACAACAGCCTTAAG GACCTCCCTGATGTGCAGGAGCTCATTGCTAAAGTCAATGCAGAAAAATACTCTCTTCAAGCGGCAGCCATATTAG atACCGGAGAGACTGTTGACGTTCCTACTCCACAGCCCATCAAAGACAATACG CCTCTGTGTGACCGCTTGGAGACGTTCCGCCTGGACTCGTCCCTTGTGGGGAAGCACCCCAACCTTGTCCACTTCCCGCCCGACTTCCAGCCGATCCCTTGCAAACCTCTGTTCTTTGACCTGGCTCTCAACCACGTAGCCTTCCCGGCCCTGGACGACAAGGTGGAGCAGAAGGTCAAGGGCGGCCTAACCGGCTACATCAAGGGAATCTTTGGATTTGGCAGCTAA